From one Candidatus Rhodoluna planktonica genomic stretch:
- a CDS encoding tripartite tricarboxylate transporter TctB family protein, which produces MAKGELVFTSFLFLAGLVVLWDASQLPELALADFVGTRMFPSIIGWLLIVFAGIQVLLVLRGDRGEPEGIEGGVADQKLHLKKFLLVAGGLLFFALFVSILGFIVSATVLFSMVVFALNPKKSKLWLVVPIALAVSLVIYFGFTEGLQISLPWGFDFDFSNEVVVEEEW; this is translated from the coding sequence ATCGCAAAGGGGGAGCTGGTTTTTACCAGCTTCCTCTTTCTTGCGGGCTTAGTTGTTTTGTGGGATGCTAGCCAACTTCCAGAGCTAGCACTAGCCGATTTCGTTGGAACTCGCATGTTTCCTAGCATCATCGGCTGGCTACTGATTGTCTTTGCTGGCATTCAGGTTTTGTTGGTGCTGCGTGGCGATCGTGGTGAACCCGAGGGCATTGAGGGCGGCGTAGCCGACCAAAAATTGCACCTCAAAAAGTTTTTGTTAGTCGCCGGGGGCCTGTTATTTTTTGCTCTTTTTGTCAGCATTCTTGGCTTTATCGTTTCTGCAACGGTGCTTTTCAGCATGGTTGTATTTGCGTTGAATCCCAAGAAAAGCAAATTGTGGCTCGTGGTTCCAATTGCCTTAGCAGTCTCACTGGTTATCTACTTTGGTTTCACTGAAGGTCTACAAATTTCGCTGCCTTGGGGCTTCGACTTTGACTTCAGTAACGAAGTTGTCGTAGAAGAGGAGTGGTAA
- a CDS encoding MFS transporter, which translates to MKLRDASSSRWLLLVLLNSLFIQAAIYVVRPMVTYRLIDLGAESALVGVVGATFALAPLIFAIKLGRWVDKGRDGSALFVGGLVSTGTSVALLFINSIPLLAIAMPLMGIGHLLTMIGGQTIIANRSQSAKYEKNFGLLTFYASLGQAIGPLVGGALADRGVYIDTNSAILFACFLFVASTLVTIPIASNSKKGKEKQQAQISAESLRKVMSAPTFKSAIFVSGSITAVVDVVLIFLPLLGRELGLSATEIGILLAVRSVSSMAIRLVLGPVTGKIGMRAVMNLGSSVTMLSCIAIALATNFWLLFIIMLVSGLSMAIGQPASMAWVSRIASPETRGLAISIRLTSNRLGQVVVPSIAGLIAATGVGAVFYLLAALQAASIVVTSRALPKGE; encoded by the coding sequence ATGAAGTTAAGAGACGCGAGTAGCAGCCGTTGGCTGCTACTCGTTCTTCTTAACAGCCTCTTTATTCAGGCCGCGATCTATGTGGTTCGACCGATGGTCACCTATCGATTGATTGACTTGGGGGCTGAGTCTGCACTGGTTGGTGTCGTTGGTGCAACGTTCGCCTTGGCACCGTTGATTTTTGCCATCAAACTTGGTCGTTGGGTTGATAAAGGGCGCGATGGCTCGGCGCTATTTGTTGGTGGACTGGTTTCAACCGGAACCTCAGTTGCCCTGCTATTCATTAACTCAATTCCACTCTTAGCGATTGCTATGCCACTGATGGGTATCGGCCACCTGCTCACCATGATTGGTGGGCAAACCATAATCGCCAACCGATCACAGAGCGCCAAATATGAAAAGAACTTTGGGCTGCTAACTTTTTATGCCTCACTCGGTCAGGCGATTGGCCCACTAGTTGGTGGAGCACTGGCCGACCGTGGCGTCTACATCGACACCAATTCAGCCATCCTGTTCGCCTGTTTTTTATTTGTCGCTTCAACCTTGGTGACCATACCTATCGCCTCCAACTCGAAAAAAGGCAAAGAGAAGCAACAGGCTCAAATCTCGGCTGAATCGTTGCGCAAGGTTATGTCGGCGCCAACTTTCAAATCGGCGATATTCGTTTCCGGATCAATCACCGCTGTGGTTGACGTGGTTCTTATCTTTTTGCCGCTCCTTGGCCGGGAGCTGGGATTATCGGCAACCGAAATCGGTATTCTGTTGGCCGTTCGTTCAGTTTCTTCGATGGCAATTCGTTTGGTGCTCGGGCCAGTTACAGGCAAAATCGGCATGCGTGCCGTGATGAATCTTGGTTCGTCAGTCACCATGCTTAGCTGCATCGCGATTGCGCTGGCGACCAATTTTTGGCTGCTTTTCATCATCATGTTGGTTTCTGGCCTTTCAATGGCTATTGGGCAACCGGCAAGCATGGCTTGGGTTTCTCGAATTGCCAGCCCCGAAACCCGCGGACTCGCCATTTCAATTCGCCTAACTTCAAACCGTTTGGGTCAGGTCGTGGTTCCGAGTATCGCCGGTCTGATTGCTGCCACCGGAGTCGGGGCAGTTTTC
- a CDS encoding GNAT family N-acetyltransferase, whose translation MTARVSHNPAESRYEIFLDDKMIGLADYELNDGVARFVHTEITPSLRGKSYAADLMKATFEGIRAGDLGEVKVIPVCSYVVLYMQRHPELHDLLGIPIEEAAAACRLPRRVV comes from the coding sequence ATGACTGCAAGAGTGAGCCACAACCCTGCTGAATCTCGCTACGAGATTTTTCTCGACGACAAAATGATTGGGCTGGCCGATTACGAGCTCAACGATGGCGTGGCCCGATTTGTGCACACCGAAATTACCCCCAGCCTACGAGGCAAGTCTTATGCTGCCGACCTAATGAAAGCAACCTTTGAGGGAATTCGAGCGGGCGATTTGGGCGAGGTGAAGGTCATCCCAGTTTGCTCATATGTGGTTCTTTACATGCAGCGCCACCCAGAACTGCACGATCTGCTTGGCATCCCCATCGAAGAAGCCGCGGCAGCCTGTCGACTACCTCGCCGGGTGGTTTAG
- a CDS encoding tripartite tricarboxylate transporter permease — translation MDLAHFLEGFANSLTITNLGFGLLGSLLGTLVGVLPGIGPALAISLLLPVTFGLEPQSALIMFAAIYYGAMFGGSTTSILLNAPGESGSVMTAIEGNKMARAGKAGAALATAAIGSFIAGAIGTGILAVAAPTIADLGLKMTPPDFFALMVLAFATVSSLMGKSLNRGLVALSVGLVIGMVGTDPNSGASRLAFGNADAMEGFSTVIVIVSLFAVAEALHIALSGHLENGSLNRFRGAAKMTREDWARSWKPWLRGTAIGFPTGVLPAGGSELPTFLSYSLEKRLSKKKDEFGNGAIEGVAGPEAANNANAAGALVPLLALGIPTSGTAAVMLAAFDQFRISAGPMLFAEQPVLIWTLIASLFIGNFLLLVINLPLIRVWVQVLRIPAPYLFGGILVFAMVGAYSLKNSTFDLLVALGIGILGMLLRRFGYPVTPLILGAILGPMAETQFKRSMQLSEGDPGIFISTPFTIITYTLMFIALGWPQIWKFAKRYILKK, via the coding sequence ATGGACCTCGCGCATTTTCTAGAGGGGTTTGCCAACTCGCTAACCATCACCAACCTTGGTTTTGGTCTGCTCGGTTCACTACTTGGAACCCTAGTCGGTGTTCTGCCTGGAATTGGCCCGGCTCTTGCAATTTCGCTATTGCTTCCGGTTACCTTCGGGCTTGAACCGCAAAGCGCACTAATCATGTTCGCCGCTATTTACTATGGCGCCATGTTTGGTGGTTCGACAACCTCGATTCTGCTAAATGCACCTGGAGAATCTGGTTCGGTAATGACTGCCATCGAAGGTAACAAGATGGCGCGTGCCGGTAAAGCTGGCGCCGCTTTGGCTACAGCTGCAATCGGCTCATTTATCGCTGGGGCCATTGGCACCGGCATACTTGCCGTGGCTGCTCCGACAATCGCAGATCTTGGCCTAAAGATGACACCACCAGACTTTTTTGCTCTGATGGTTCTGGCATTTGCCACAGTTAGTTCGCTAATGGGGAAATCGCTCAACCGTGGTTTGGTTGCCTTGAGTGTCGGTCTTGTTATCGGAATGGTTGGAACTGATCCCAACTCCGGTGCATCACGTCTCGCTTTTGGTAATGCCGACGCTATGGAGGGCTTTTCAACAGTTATCGTGATTGTCTCTCTTTTCGCAGTGGCTGAAGCTTTGCACATTGCCCTATCTGGGCACCTCGAGAACGGTTCGCTAAACCGGTTTAGGGGCGCTGCCAAGATGACTCGAGAAGATTGGGCACGGTCTTGGAAGCCTTGGCTTCGTGGCACCGCAATCGGCTTTCCAACCGGTGTTTTGCCTGCCGGTGGCTCAGAGCTACCAACTTTCTTGAGCTACAGCCTTGAGAAGCGTTTGTCAAAAAAGAAAGATGAGTTCGGCAACGGTGCAATTGAAGGCGTTGCTGGCCCTGAAGCGGCTAACAATGCGAATGCTGCTGGAGCTTTGGTTCCATTGCTCGCATTGGGTATCCCAACATCCGGAACAGCCGCCGTCATGTTGGCAGCTTTTGATCAGTTCAGAATTTCAGCCGGACCGATGTTATTCGCCGAACAGCCGGTTCTAATCTGGACGCTAATCGCATCGCTTTTCATTGGAAACTTTTTGCTATTGGTAATCAACTTGCCGCTGATACGAGTTTGGGTTCAGGTACTTCGAATCCCAGCGCCTTATCTTTTCGGCGGCATTCTGGTTTTCGCAATGGTGGGCGCCTATTCGCTCAAGAACTCTACCTTTGACTTGTTAGTTGCCTTGGGCATCGGAATTCTTGGAATGCTTTTGCGTCGCTTCGGCTACCCGGTTACGCCGCTGATTCTTGGGGCAATCTTAGGGCCGATGGCGGAAACCCAATTTAAGCGTTCGATGCAATTGTCTGAGGGTGACCCGGGTATTTTCATTAGCACTCCGTTTACCATCATCACCTATACGCTGATGTTTATTGCCTTGGGCTGGCCACAAATCTGGAAGTTCGCAAAGCGATACATTCTGAAGAAGTAG
- a CDS encoding Bug family tripartite tricarboxylate transporter substrate binding protein, with protein sequence MKKFAIAATALALAASTLTAVPANAAAVPASKAVVLSECSTLNQVAKGKGADGSDLKCLTAKVGSMKGKKIWQYPTLPVLSRLEMIIPNNLTSGFGGFGKAVVDALKAEGLAKTEPVLTAKPGPGNTTGLLYMIKDMAGKAGKIAVTGFAQVGGAYTAKVAYRVSDANPISRMMAEYSAIAVKADSKYKTLADLVADLKKDAKAMAIVGGTVGGVDYYLSANFFDALGLPLSSMNYTANNGGQASSLLSDAKYAFGISGYADFAPYVASGDLRLLAVSAPSRLPGVATKTMKEQGVNVVVENWRGLILPPNTSAAGKATVIRALDIVTKSKSFKDYLASQKAVGRFLPGNQFVSWLKTEENKIRKLYSDLGL encoded by the coding sequence GTGAAGAAATTCGCAATCGCAGCAACGGCGCTGGCTCTAGCAGCCTCAACGCTTACTGCTGTACCAGCAAACGCGGCAGCAGTGCCGGCAAGCAAGGCAGTAGTACTTTCTGAGTGTTCAACTCTCAACCAGGTAGCCAAAGGCAAGGGTGCCGACGGCTCAGATCTCAAATGTTTGACCGCCAAGGTCGGCTCAATGAAGGGCAAGAAGATTTGGCAGTACCCAACCCTGCCGGTGCTTTCTCGCCTTGAGATGATTATTCCAAACAACCTGACTTCAGGTTTTGGTGGTTTTGGTAAGGCTGTGGTTGATGCGCTAAAAGCTGAGGGCCTAGCAAAAACTGAGCCTGTGCTAACTGCTAAGCCTGGCCCTGGTAACACCACCGGTCTTCTATACATGATCAAGGACATGGCAGGCAAGGCTGGCAAGATTGCTGTTACCGGCTTCGCTCAGGTTGGTGGCGCTTACACCGCAAAGGTCGCATACCGCGTTTCAGATGCTAACCCAATCTCGCGAATGATGGCGGAGTACAGCGCCATCGCGGTTAAGGCCGATTCAAAGTACAAGACTCTTGCCGACCTAGTGGCTGACCTCAAGAAGGATGCCAAGGCTATGGCCATTGTTGGTGGAACTGTCGGAGGTGTTGACTACTACCTATCAGCAAACTTCTTCGATGCCCTAGGCCTACCACTTTCTTCGATGAACTACACCGCCAACAACGGTGGACAGGCATCTTCACTTTTGAGTGACGCCAAGTACGCCTTCGGTATCTCGGGTTATGCAGACTTCGCACCTTATGTAGCCTCTGGCGACCTTCGTCTATTGGCTGTATCTGCACCATCCCGACTTCCTGGTGTTGCAACAAAGACCATGAAAGAACAGGGCGTAAACGTTGTTGTTGAAAACTGGCGCGGATTGATTCTGCCTCCTAACACCAGCGCCGCTGGTAAGGCGACAGTTATTCGCGCTCTCGACATCGTTACCAAGTCGAAGTCATTCAAGGACTACCTAGCATCTCAAAAAGCCGTGGGTCGTTTCTTGCCAGGCAACCAGTTCGTTTCTTGGTTGAAGACTGAAGAGAACAAGATCCGCAAGCTCTACTCGGATCTAGGTCTATGA